A region of the Thermoplasmata archaeon genome:
GTGACGCTCTGGGTCTCCGACGGAGAGCTGGAGAACTCTCGATCCTGGCCGCTCAGGGTCGCGGGCCGGCTCATGGGCGTGAGGTTCAACAGCACCCCGCCCCGGACGGTATACGATGGAGAGACCTATTTTTACAGGCCGTCGGTCCTCACGGACGTGCCCGGCGCGAGCATCGCCCTCTCGCTATCCCGTTCGCCGGAGGGGATGAGGCTCGAGAACGGGACCGTCATCTGGAACCCCCCGCACATGAGCGGAATGATATTCGAGGCCGCGCTGAACGCCTCCGACGGCTTCTTCACCGCCGAGCAGAGCTGGAGAGTCATAGTTCTCAGCCGTGGCTGGCCCAACTCGAGCTTCGGTTGCATCTTCCACTTCCCTGACAATGGCTCGAGAGTGTCGGGCATGGTCAGGGTCGGCGGGTCGTCTTGGGCGCTGGACGAGGTGATAGAAAGCGTCGAGCTCAGCGTGGACGGGGGTCGCTGGAGGAGGGCCCGGGGGGTGCAGGACTGGGAGTACTGGCTGGACACCTCGGAGCTGCCCAACGGGCCGCACACCATCAGCGCTCGCGCCTGCGCCGGCCCCAACTACTCCCCGCCGGTCTCCATCAACGTTATCGTGGACAACCCGCCCGAGACCCTCATAGAGAGGGTCGGCGACATCGGGCTCATCATCATCGGACTTCTCATCCTGCTCGCGGTGGCGGGCGCCTCCGCGGGATTGTACATGAAGAGAAAGAGGGCAGCTGGAGCCGCGCCGGCCTCCCCAGCCCCCCCAGCTCCGCCGGTGCCCCCGGCCCCAGGCCCGCACACTGGCGCGTCCCCCGCCGCCGGAGCGGCCGCCGCCGCGCCCGGGCCTCCCGCCGCTCCCGCGCCTCCGCTCTTGCCGGGCGAGGAGGAAGGGTTTGCGGTCGAGGACGTTTTCCTGGTCTACATCGACGGCCGCCTGATTCACCACTCGACGCGCAGGCTCGCGACAGGCGTGGACACCGAGATTCTATCGAGCATGCTGACCGCTCTCACCTCCTTCGTCCGCGACGCGCTCTCTAAAACGGGCGAGGCCACCGTCGGGAGCCTCGAGTACGGGGGAAACAAGATAATCTTCGAGATGGGCAGGTGGGTCTATCTCGCGGTCGTGATAACGACTAGGCAGGAGCCCCCCGGCCTGAGGGAGGAGATGAGGCAGGCGGTCAGAAACGTCGAGTCAGAGTTCGGGGCCGTGCTTCCGGACTGGGACGGAAATATTGCCACGCTCGCGGGCGCGAGGAGGCTCCTGGCCCCCCTCACGTCCTTCACAGTCGCAAGACCCACCGCACGAGCGCCGCCGCCGGAGGTGGAAGTCAGCGTGCTGGGCGAGCTCGAGTTCTATCAGGGCTATGTGCGGCTGAAGGTGGCGGTGAAGAACAGCTCCCCGGCCTTCATCATGGACGCGGCGCTGAAGGTGATGTACAACGAGAGCGCCTTCAGGCTAGAGCGCATCGAGCCTGAATACCCGCTCAGCGGGAGGGAGATTCTGCTCGGGAACATCGGAATCAAAGAGAAGAAGACAGTGGCCCTCTACCTCGACCCGCAGATATGCACGGAGTCATACATCGACGCCACCCTGACCTTCAGGGACGCGCAGGGCAACCTCCACCACGCCGACATGAGGCGCAAGCTCGCCTCCGTTGTCTGTCCGATCATGCACACCGACGAGAACATCAACGTCGCCATGCTGCGCAGGATGCTCGAGGCGGAGCTGGACCAGAAGGACAGCAAGGTCTTCAGCCTACCCCAAGGGCTCTCGCCGGAAAAGGCCTTCGAGCTTTGCAAGCGCGCGGTGCAAAGCCACGACATAAGGCTGGTCAGGGAGTTCGAGGAGAGGAGCCCCTCCTACGTGGGCGAGGCCTGGTACTTCGGAAGGGTCAAGGGCAGGCCGGAGAGGCTCGTCGTCAGGGCCTCGGTCAGGGAGGACACATCGAGCGCGGAGTTCTATGTCGCGAGCGACAGCAAGCTCGTGCTCACGGGGCTACTCGCGGAGCTTAAGAACGACCTCAACAGGGAGTACAGGAAGGAGATGGCCTCCGAGAGGCAGATGGAGCCCGTGCTTGACCCGGCGAGGAGGGAGCGCGTGAGGAGAGAGAGGACCCTGCTGGATAGGCACGCGGAGGCCGAGGCGTCCGGCACGAACGGCCGGGGCCGGAGCGCGGGAGGATGAGGGGGCGAGAAGGAGCTAGGGACCGGAGGGGCAGGAAGGAGTGCGGGGGCGATAGGGAATGGAGAAGGAGGAACGAGATGGGGGCGCGGCCGGGGCCGCACCCGCGGGGCAAGTGATTCTTAGACCAATCGAGAAGGAAATGGAGAGCTCGTACATAGACTACGCGATGAGCGTTATTGTCGGCAGGGCCCTGCCCGACGCGCGCGACGGCCTGAAGCCTGTGCACAGGAGAATTCTGCACGCGATGAACGAGCTCGGCCTGACCCACGACAAACCATACAAGAAGTCGGCGCGCGTGGTCGGAGAGGTGCTGGGCAAGTACCATCCACACGGCGACACCGCGGTTTACGACACCATCGTGCGGATGGCTCAGGACTTCTCCCTGCGCTACCCGCTGATAGACGGGCAGGGAAACTTCGGCTCCATAGACGGCGACGCTCCGGCCGCGATGAGGTACACGGAGTGCAGGATGGCCGCGATCGCATCGGAGATGCTCGCGGACATAGAGAAGGACACGGTGGACTTCGTGGACAACTTCGACGCCACTCTGAAGGAGCCCTCGGTCCTCCCGGCTCTCCTGCCCAACCTGCTCGTCAACGGCTCGCAGGGAATCGCGGTAGGGATGACGACAAGCATCCCGCCCCACAACCTTGGAGAGGTCGTGGACGCCATTTGCCTCCTCCTCTCTAAGCCGGAGGCGGACATCGCGGAGCTAATGCAGCTCATCAAGGGCCCGGACTTCCCGACCGGCGGAATCATATACGGCATCGGCGGAATTCTCGACGCCTACAGGACAGGCAGGGGCTCGATAAAGGTCCGGGCGCGGACTAAGATAGAAGACAGGGGGCAGGGGAGGCAGCGCATCGTGGTCACCGAGCTTCCCTATATGGTTAACAAAGCGGCCCTCGTCGAGTCGATCGCGGAGCTTGTCAGGGAGAAGAAGGTCGAGGGCATCGCGGACATCAGGGACGAGTCCGACCGCGAAGGGATGCGCATAGTGCTCGAGCTAAAGAAGGAGGCGCTGGCCGAGGTCGTGCTCAACCAGCTGTTCAAGCACACCTCTCTCGAGACAACCTTCGGCGCGGTCAATCTTGCGCTCGTGGACGGGAGGCCGGAGGTCCTCACGTTGAAGCGCCTGCTCCAGTGCTATATCGACCACAGAAGGAGCGTGGTCCGCAGGAGGACGGAGTTCGAGCTCAGGAGGGCCGAGGAGAGGGCCCATATCCTTCAAGGCCTTCTCGTGGCGCTAGACCACCTCGACGAGGTCATCAGCACCATCCGCTCCTCAAGGACGCCGGAGGAGGCTCGGGAGGCGCTAGTCGCGCGCTTCGGCTTCACGGAGCCCCAGGTGAGGGAGATTCTGGACACAAAGCTCCAGAGGCTCACGGGGATGGAGAGAGGGAAGGTCAGGGAGGAGTTCGAGGGCCTCGAGAGGGCCATACAGGACTATAGGGCGACGCTGGCCGACCCCAGCAGAATCGACGGAATCATCCAGACCGAGCTCAGGGGGCTGAGGGAGAGGTACGCCGACCCGCGCAGGACCGAGATAGTTTACGAGAGCGCGGACCTCGACATCGAGGACCTGATTCCCAATACCGAGATAATAGTCACCATCACGCAGAACGACTACATCAAGAGGATGCCGCTCGACGTCTACCGCCAGCAGAGGCGGGGCGGGAAGGGGCTCGTCGGCATAGAGACGAAGGAGGAGGACACGGTCGTGGACGTGTTCACCACCCGCGCCCACAACTACCTCCTCTTCTTCACCAGCAAAGGGAAGGTCCACTGGCTCAAGGCCTACAAGGTGCCGGAGGGCGCGAGGCACGCGCGGGGAAGGCCCCTGGTCAACCTACTCCCCGGCCTGGAGGAGGGCGAGACGATTCAGTTCACCGTCCCCGTGAGCGATTTCGACGAGAGGCTCTGGGTGGTGTTCGCGACCCGCCGCGGTATCATAAAGAAGACCGCGCTCTCTGCCTACGGTAACCCGCGGGCCTCGGGCATCATCGCGATTCTCCTCGAGGAGGGCGACAGCGTGGTCTCCGCGGCCCTCTCCGATGGAAGAAGGGAGCTCGTGCTGGCCACGCGCAGTGGGAAGGCGGTCAGGTTCAGCGAGGAGGACGTCAGGCCGACGGGGAGGGCCACGTACGGCGTCCGCGGAATCACGCTGGAGCCGGGCGATATGGTCGTCAGCATGGCGTCAGTGTCGCCGGACGACGTCCTTCTCACCGTCACCGAGAACGGCTACGGAAAGAGGACGCCGGTTCAGGACTACAGGCTCGTCCGGAGGGGCGCGAAGGGGGTCATAACCATAGACACCAACGAAAGGAACGGGCCCGTGGTCGCGGTCATCCCGGTGAGCGACACGGACGACCTGATTCTGACCAGCGAGAGGGGGATGATGATTCGAATTCCGGTCAGCGGAATTCCGGTGCAGGGAAGGGCCACGATGGGCGTCAGAATCATGAGGCTGGAGCCGGGGGACAAGGTGAGGGGCGTGGACAGAATCAGAGCCGAGAACGAGGGGCAGAGGGCGGGCGAAGGCGGGGCTGGCACGGAGAATGGTGCGGGGCCGGAGACAGAGGGGGCCGGAGCAACCCCGGAAAGTGCTGGTAGGGAGGAGGGCGGCGCAGGTGGGGATGGGGAGCGGGGGCCGGGCGGGTGATGGGCGCGGGGCCATGCCCGAGAGCTTATTAGAAGGGGCGATGACGGGATTTTGACACCGAGGGACACGGCACGCTGTGAGGGGCGAACCCCGGGGGGCGGTGCCCCCCAATGGTGAACCGATGAACCGCCTCTCCTGGTTTCGTCCTCCCTTCATCGCCCCTTGAGAGCCACACTCCCTTCGTTTCTACCCCATTAGCAGTCGCTGCCCACTCCTATCTCCGGCTCCTCACTAGCTCCTCTTGAGCCCTCCCCCAATATCCTCCCTACTACCCTCACTTGTTCCTCTCCACGAGGGTGTCCCCAGCCTCGCCCTCGGCCTCTAGCTCCTTGTCCTTAAGCCCCGCCTCGGCGGGCGGAGCGGGGGCCTCGGGCTTCCCAGCCTGCTCCGGCGCCGCCACGGGCGCGAGCCTAGTGGCTTGGTCTATGTCCTCAGGCTTCGCCTCGCCCACGCCGCTCTTATCCTTCAGGCCAGCCTTGGCGGGCTGAGGCTCTGGAGCCTCGGGCGGCGGGGCCTCGGGGGGCTTCGGGGGCTCCTCGGGCTGCTTTTCGGGCTGCTTCTCGGGCGGTTTCGTGGGCGGTTTCGCGGGCTCCTTCGGCCTCTTCTTCATCACCCTCTCGACCCTCGGCATTGCCGCCCTGCGCGCCTCCAGCGCCTCCCTCTCCCTCCGCTCCGCCTCCGCGGCCTCGATTTCCGCAAGCACCCTCTTCCTTCTCTGGCTCCAGGAGGCGGTGACAAAATACGTAACTACCGGCAGGGCCAGTCCGATTCCTATCATTAGCCCCGCCAGGTTGAGCATCCAGCTCGTGTCCTCCCTCACCACCACCGGCGGCTTCTCCTTCAGGACCACCCGCGACTCGGTGACGGTGTTGCCCGCGGCGTCCGTGCTCTTGATGGTAATTCTGTTCTCGCCGTCCTCGAGCACGACAGGAACCGCGAATAGGCCGTCATGACCCACAACGACCACCTGCTCGGTGTTGATTATCAACCTGGCGAAGGGCTCGGTCTGGCCCGTGACGGTTATGACCCTTTGCTTCACGGTAATTCCCTCCTCGGGGAAGACTAGAAGAATCGTGGGGGTGGTGGTGTCGAGGGTGACGGTCCTCGTCAGGACGACGGTGTTGCCGGCCTGGTCCGTGGCCGAGACCACGATTCTCTGCGTCCCGTCCTCTGGGAAGGCGAGGGTCTGGGTGAAGACGAAGTCCACGACCTGCACGAGCTCTCCATTGATTCTGACCTCGGCGCCGAAGTCCACGGAGCCCACGACGGTGACGACTCTGGAGGCCAGAGCGAGGCCGTCCGCGGGCGAGGTGAGCACGAGGTCGGGGGGATGCGTGTCGAGATAGACGACCCTAGTCACGACCCTAGAGTTCCCCGCGGCGTCGGTGGCGACCGTGGTGATGGTGTTCGGGCCCTCGAGGAGCGTGAGGTATGTCTCGAAGAGCGTGCCGACGACGTTCGTGCTCTGGCCGTTGATGGTGACTGAGGCGCCCTGCTCGGTTGCGCCTGTGACGAGGATGCGCGACTGGTTGGTCCAGAGTGCGTCCCTGGGTGCGAAGACGGTCAGGTCTGGCGGGGAGGTGTCGAGGTAGACCGTGAGGGTGCGCTCGACGCTGTTGCCGGCAGCGTCCCTCGCGGTGACCACAATCACGTTCACGCCCTCTGAGAGGGAGATAAGGGAGACGAAATTGGTGCCCGAGACGTGGGCGGGGAGGCCATTGACGCTGACGACGGCCGAGGGCTCAGTCCGGCCAATAAACGATATCACCTCCTGATTCAGGAAGGCGCCGTCAGCGGGGCTGGTGACCTCGAGCAGGGGTGGCTCCGTGTCGAGAGTCACGCGCACTTGTATCGTCTTAGAGTTCCCACTGGGGTCGGAGGCCGTGATGACTATCGTATTGGGGCCATCCTCGAGCGATATCTGGATGCTGAAGTGCCTCTTCACGACCGGCGCGGGGAGGCCGTTCACCGTCACGAAGGCGCCCTCGTCGGTCACGCCGTGGACGGTTATCGTCCTCTCGCTGGTCGCGCTACCGTCCTTCGGGGTGAAGAGGAAGAGGGAGGGTGCGCTGGTGTCTATCGATATCTGCACCAGTATCCGGGCGGTGTTCCCGGCAACGTCCTGCGCACAGACCTTCGCGACATGGGTGCCGTCAGATAGGAGCCTGGTGTAGCTCCATCTCGTATCCTCAGAGACCGTGATCTCGCTCCAGCCCATATTGTCGATGTTGATTGTCACAGCGCCCTCCCTGAGACCGGACTCCTCGTCCGAGGCTGTGCCAGAGAATGTCACGAGTAGTGTGTTTAGCTGGGCCCAGTTCGCCGGGAATCGAATTTTCAGCTCGGGCGGGGCATTGTCGACGAGAATCATCCGAACCGACGCTGGGCCGTCTAGCATCAGCATCTCGGTCGCGCTGACCCGGCCCTTGGAGACGCTCAGCCTATGGGGCGTGTACTTGATTGTCATGAAGTTATGGACCGTGTACTCCTTCACCAAAGCGTCCCGGGTGAGCCGCCCCCTCTCGTCCGTGACCCCGCTGAATACATACTCACCCATAGCGGTGCTTATTGTGACGTGGACGCCCGAGGCGGGGTAATCGTTCTGCCACGTCACCAGCAAGGTCAGCGGCCATGAGACATTGAGATAGGAGCCCCCGTCCAGCACCCTGAACGTGTTCTTGTTGTGGGTTGAGTTGTACACCTCGACGGTTGCGCTCCGATTGAGCTGAAACTCGATGTCGTGCAACAGCACCGAGTCCTGTATCGTCGCCCATGAGGCCGCGGCCCGCACCCCCATCGAGCCGGCCTCGCCCTTCAGCTCGCACCGGAGCACGTAGGCCCTCGAGCCTTCGTCCAGATTGATGCTGACGGTCTGTACGCCGGTGATTCTGGTGTCAATGACTTCCACGGAACTGAAGTCTAGGGCCGAGACGCCGTAGTGCGGGTTCTGGACAGTGCAGTTGACCATTTTTATGTAGCTGCCGAGCTGGGCGACGGCGGCGTGGAAGGGGGGCTTTCCGCCGCCCGGGGCCGGCAACTTGAAGACGCAGTTTTCGACGTACGCGTCCGAGAGGGCCCCCGCCTGCAAGAGAACACTAGTGCTTGGTGTGCTGGGCGAGCCGCTCATCTTGTACTCGAGCGTGTTGTCCCGAAGTTGAACGCCGGAGGCCTTGAGCGACAGGTTGAGCAGCACCAACGGCATCCGGCCGGTCCCCCTGCAGTCGATGGTGAAAGTGTTGCCCTGAATCAGGCTGTCTGAGGACTGCATCAGCTCTATCGTGTACATCGCGTCGGCGAAGAACCAGAAAGTGCCTCCCGCGTAGTACTGGTAGTCGTAGTACTGAACCGTGAGAGTGTTGTTGATGATTGCGGGCGAGGACCTCGTGCCCTTGATCGAATAGGCGGTCCTTGTGCCCATGAAGCAATAGGAGTAGGTGCCGCCGCCGAGATAGTCGCTGAGCATCCTGTTGCCCGAGATGCAGGGGCTCGAGCGCACGAGGTCAATCAGAACGGCGGCGTTGTTGATTGTGTTCCCGGTTATGTTCCCGTTCGAGCTCACCAGTCTGATGTTTGCGCCGTAGTACCAGGACATGCTCCGATTGTCTCCTGAAACGTAGTTCTGGTAGGGCTCGAAACCGTTTCTATCAAAGAGGTTTTCAGTGATATCCAGAGTGGAGTTCTCTGCGTGAAGACCAGTTCCATACACCCAGTTCGCTATATAGTAGTTATATTCGTACAAGTAGACCCAGAGCTCGTAGATGTCGTAGTACCCCTCCACTGTAGGGGAGACGGTTGTGGGTGTGCTGGCGGGCAGTGCATAGCCGTTCTTGGTTATTGTGTTATTGTGGATTGTGCAGCGGGAACCGCCTTCGAGCCGAATTCCTGTCCCGTAAACATTTGACATCCGGTTGCCGTAGTCGTACTGGTACCTGTAGTAATAATAAACATCTCTCGAAGAGTCATATGCCGGGCCGTAGTAGTACTTGTCGTCAATATTGAAGTAGCCCGGGTCGAGTGGGGGGCTGTAGGAGGAGTAGGACGCGTCGTACCAGGTGTGCAGGTAGCGGTTGTCCGTGATAATGTTGCCGCGGAAGGTAGTGGTTGTGTTGCGGGCGTAGATGCCGTAGCAGTATAGCGGGCTCTGGCCGTCCTGCCCATTGTACCGGATGACGTTGTCGTTGACGACGGGCGAGCAGTCGAAGATGCTGATTCCTCCAGTCTTGCCGTGCTCGATGGTGCTGTTCGTGACGCTCACTGAGTCGCTGTATATCTGGATGCCCCCAGCCCAGGACTCATTGTCGCCCCAGGTCTCCTGGACGGTGCAGGCATCGATGGTCGCCGAGCCCTTGATCACGAATTTGTAGTGGGCGCTGGAGTTGGTCGAAGAGACCAGGCACCCGTTCTTCATCGTCAGCGCTCCACCTGAGTCCACTTTCAGGGCGTATACGCCGTCCTCCATGATGTCGAAGAGGAGGGTGACGCCGCTCAGACTCAGGCTACCCCCGCTCTTGATGGTCAGGCTCCCGTTCACAATCGTTATGCTCACGCCGCTGTAGCTCCTGCTGTCCGTGACGGTCCAGTCGCCGTAGACCGTCCCGCCGCTCCCCGGCGGGTCGTTCGTGGCGAGCGCGCCTGGCAGCAGAAGAAACACGGCGAGTGCCGCAAAAGACGCGGTAAAACCACAGAGAAGCAGCCTACCGGTCCTCATCTCAGGCACCCCCCGTCTGCCGTCTGTGAATTCTCAGACCGATTGTGAGCAAAAGCGTGGTCAGAGGTATCATTATGCCAAGCGCCGCAAGCAGGCCGCTGGCCGTCCAGACCCAGCTCGTCTCCTCAGAGATTCCCGCAGGCTTCTCGACGACCTTCAGTTTCACGGTCCGGGTCACTTGGTTCCCCGCCCCGTCCATCGCGGTCACCGTCACGGTATTCCCGCCCTTCCTCATCGTCTGGACGGTCGAGAATTTCCCTTCAGCATCCACAAGCACCGGGACGCCGTTGACGGTCACCCTCGCGCCTGGCTCTGTTATGCCGCTGACCGTGACCGAGAGCTCGCTCGTCCTGAAGCCCTCCACGGGCTCGATGAGCTCGAGCGGGGGCGCCAGAGTGTCGACCAACACCCGTAGCTCCAAAGCGACGGTGTTGCCCGCGGCGTCGCTGCCCTCGACACGAATCACATTTGGACCGTCGGGGAGCTCCAGCTCGGATGTAAAGGTGCCGCCCGAGGTGTCCACCGCGGCACCGTTAAGGGCAAGTCTCATTCCGGCCTCGCAGGTGCCCCTGACCGTCACGCGGTGGCTCGGAATCAGCTGGCCTTCGTAGGGCTCCAGAATTATGACGAGCGGTCTTGTGGTGTCGAGCGTTATTATTCGAACCAGCTTTATTGTGTTGCCCGCCCTGTCGACGCCATCGAACAATAGCTCGTTCACACCTTCCTGCAGCGTGCAGGTCAGGGAGAAGGAGCCGTCGGGGCCGATGGTGACGAGGCCGCCGTTCATCCTGAGCGACACATCCGTGTCCGTCGTCCCTTGAACGAGCAGGGTTATCTGGTTGGTAATGCTGTTGTTCTCGGGCGACGTCACGGTCAGGCGAAT
Encoded here:
- the gyrA gene encoding DNA gyrase subunit A; protein product: MEKEERDGGAAGAAPAGQVILRPIEKEMESSYIDYAMSVIVGRALPDARDGLKPVHRRILHAMNELGLTHDKPYKKSARVVGEVLGKYHPHGDTAVYDTIVRMAQDFSLRYPLIDGQGNFGSIDGDAPAAMRYTECRMAAIASEMLADIEKDTVDFVDNFDATLKEPSVLPALLPNLLVNGSQGIAVGMTTSIPPHNLGEVVDAICLLLSKPEADIAELMQLIKGPDFPTGGIIYGIGGILDAYRTGRGSIKVRARTKIEDRGQGRQRIVVTELPYMVNKAALVESIAELVREKKVEGIADIRDESDREGMRIVLELKKEALAEVVLNQLFKHTSLETTFGAVNLALVDGRPEVLTLKRLLQCYIDHRRSVVRRRTEFELRRAEERAHILQGLLVALDHLDEVISTIRSSRTPEEAREALVARFGFTEPQVREILDTKLQRLTGMERGKVREEFEGLERAIQDYRATLADPSRIDGIIQTELRGLRERYADPRRTEIVYESADLDIEDLIPNTEIIVTITQNDYIKRMPLDVYRQQRRGGKGLVGIETKEEDTVVDVFTTRAHNYLLFFTSKGKVHWLKAYKVPEGARHARGRPLVNLLPGLEEGETIQFTVPVSDFDERLWVVFATRRGIIKKTALSAYGNPRASGIIAILLEEGDSVVSAALSDGRRELVLATRSGKAVRFSEEDVRPTGRATYGVRGITLEPGDMVVSMASVSPDDVLLTVTENGYGKRTPVQDYRLVRRGAKGVITIDTNERNGPVVAVIPVSDTDDLILTSERGMMIRIPVSGIPVQGRATMGVRIMRLEPGDKVRGVDRIRAENEGQRAGEGGAGTENGAGPETEGAGATPESAGREEGGAGGDGERGPGG
- a CDS encoding Ig-like domain-containing protein, which codes for MRTGRLLLCGFTASFAALAVFLLLPGALATNDPPGSGGTVYGDWTVTDSRSYSGVSITIVNGSLTIKSGGSLSLSGVTLLFDIMEDGVYALKVDSGGALTMKNGCLVSSTNSSAHYKFVIKGSATIDACTVQETWGDNESWAGGIQIYSDSVSVTNSTIEHGKTGGISIFDCSPVVNDNVIRYNGQDGQSPLYCYGIYARNTTTTFRGNIITDNRYLHTWYDASYSSYSPPLDPGYFNIDDKYYYGPAYDSSRDVYYYYRYQYDYGNRMSNVYGTGIRLEGGSRCTIHNNTITKNGYALPASTPTTVSPTVEGYYDIYELWVYLYEYNYYIANWVYGTGLHAENSTLDITENLFDRNGFEPYQNYVSGDNRSMSWYYGANIRLVSSNGNITGNTINNAAVLIDLVRSSPCISGNRMLSDYLGGGTYSYCFMGTRTAYSIKGTRSSPAIINNTLTVQYYDYQYYAGGTFWFFADAMYTIELMQSSDSLIQGNTFTIDCRGTGRMPLVLLNLSLKASGVQLRDNTLEYKMSGSPSTPSTSVLLQAGALSDAYVENCVFKLPAPGGGKPPFHAAVAQLGSYIKMVNCTVQNPHYGVSALDFSSVEVIDTRITGVQTVSINLDEGSRAYVLRCELKGEAGSMGVRAAASWATIQDSVLLHDIEFQLNRSATVEVYNSTHNKNTFRVLDGGSYLNVSWPLTLLVTWQNDYPASGVHVTISTAMGEYVFSGVTDERGRLTRDALVKEYTVHNFMTIKYTPHRLSVSKGRVSATEMLMLDGPASVRMILVDNAPPELKIRFPANWAQLNTLLVTFSGTASDEESGLREGAVTINIDNMGWSEITVSEDTRWSYTRLLSDGTHVAKVCAQDVAGNTARILVQISIDTSAPSLFLFTPKDGSATSERTITVHGVTDEGAFVTVNGLPAPVVKRHFSIQISLEDGPNTIVITASDPSGNSKTIQVRVTLDTEPPLLEVTSPADGAFLNQEVISFIGRTEPSAVVSVNGLPAHVSGTNFVSLISLSEGVNVIVVTARDAAGNSVERTLTVYLDTSPPDLTVFAPRDALWTNQSRILVTGATEQGASVTINGQSTNVVGTLFETYLTLLEGPNTITTVATDAAGNSRVVTRVVYLDTHPPDLVLTSPADGLALASRVVTVVGSVDFGAEVRINGELVQVVDFVFTQTLAFPEDGTQRIVVSATDQAGNTVVLTRTVTLDTTTPTILLVFPEEGITVKQRVITVTGQTEPFARLIINTEQVVVVGHDGLFAVPVVLEDGENRITIKSTDAAGNTVTESRVVLKEKPPVVVREDTSWMLNLAGLMIGIGLALPVVTYFVTASWSQRRKRVLAEIEAAEAERREREALEARRAAMPRVERVMKKRPKEPAKPPTKPPEKQPEKQPEEPPKPPEAPPPEAPEPQPAKAGLKDKSGVGEAKPEDIDQATRLAPVAAPEQAGKPEAPAPPAEAGLKDKELEAEGEAGDTLVERNK